The following proteins are co-located in the Vicinamibacterales bacterium genome:
- a CDS encoding serine/threonine-protein kinase gives MSDDRAARWLSASPYLDTALDLPPGERARWLDELRTRAPELAANVERWLSECEAIEDRHFLDAPHGVEPARESLTGTQLGPYRLVEPLGHGGMGTVWLAERTDGRFEGKVAIKLLNVGLLGRSGEERFAREGRILARLTHPQIAHLIDAGVTPAGQPYLVLEYVDGEPIDAFCDRHGLGIERRVRLFLDVLGPVAHAHANLVVHRDLKPSNVLVTAAGQVKLLDFGIAKLVEPDPGPAGDTPTLGGETPLTPEYSAPEQLRGDESTTATDVYQAGMLLYVLLVGSHPWQGSSPSRAERLERARRGHVPMASEAGHDPRYRQLRGDLDAILAKAVREAPEDRYPTAAAMRDDLQRFLDGEPVVARRGAVAYRVRKFIGRHRLAVAASAAAALALVAALTYAVAQAQSARAEARRAEDINSFLLSLFESASPTGGGGSDLRAVDMLQQSLPRIARELDGQPERQMDIYLSVGRSLAELNAYRESLDAYARVADLAQRHGLGRSPAALRARVETANALVGLGSAEDAAPVLDQVDAALASVPEGPVHAHALSVRSYLELNQERPEEAVQAGLASVALFERYVGPTHPDTVAALLNLVRARYHADQCEAGLPEIDDALTRTPPGDGANPHPLTWVFRGVRARCLTDVNRTDEAAAQFEQNDAYIRAAFGEGSKDYAIELTERARAEHERGRLDTALALLDRADAIYAARGLPDSAVYSVSLRRVQVLVSARRVPAADREAVRMQHLLTTSLPKSPQRLAVARFLVAVTHALRSGPAAMARQIEAAAEDPALTPAQQLRFKTWTGWALALAGEPEAVRRILEPLVPQLSERGALSARDLASAHLHLGTALLDVGEHASSARQHLEAALEANQRLYSTDTPERAELWVALARLRLQSGDASSAREFAERADAFWRQYEADSSWAGEAAYWLGRAREATGAPASAAEALSRAKRTLRVSTLPRHTALAAHVPLPRAKGE, from the coding sequence ATGTCGGACGATCGCGCGGCCCGGTGGCTCTCGGCGAGCCCGTACCTCGACACGGCCCTCGACCTGCCGCCCGGCGAGCGCGCGCGGTGGCTGGACGAGCTCCGCACCCGGGCGCCGGAGCTGGCCGCGAACGTGGAGCGCTGGCTCTCGGAGTGCGAGGCGATCGAGGACCGCCATTTCCTGGACGCGCCTCACGGGGTGGAACCCGCACGTGAGTCGCTCACGGGCACGCAACTCGGGCCGTATCGCCTGGTGGAGCCGCTCGGCCACGGCGGCATGGGCACCGTGTGGCTCGCCGAGCGCACCGACGGGCGCTTCGAGGGTAAGGTTGCCATCAAGCTCCTGAACGTCGGGCTCCTCGGCCGCAGCGGCGAGGAGCGGTTCGCCCGCGAAGGCCGGATTCTCGCCCGGCTCACCCATCCCCAGATTGCCCATCTCATCGACGCGGGTGTGACGCCCGCGGGCCAGCCGTACCTGGTCCTGGAGTACGTGGACGGCGAGCCGATCGACGCGTTCTGCGATCGGCACGGGCTCGGCATCGAGCGACGCGTCCGGCTGTTTCTCGACGTCCTCGGTCCCGTCGCGCACGCGCACGCCAACCTCGTCGTCCATCGCGACCTGAAGCCCTCGAACGTCCTGGTCACGGCGGCGGGCCAGGTGAAGCTGCTGGACTTCGGCATCGCCAAGCTCGTGGAGCCGGACCCGGGGCCAGCCGGGGACACGCCGACGCTCGGAGGCGAGACGCCCCTCACACCCGAGTACTCGGCGCCGGAACAACTGCGTGGCGACGAGTCCACGACCGCAACCGACGTGTATCAGGCCGGGATGCTGCTCTACGTGCTCCTGGTGGGCTCACATCCGTGGCAGGGCAGCTCGCCGTCGCGAGCGGAACGCCTGGAGCGCGCCAGACGGGGCCACGTGCCGATGGCGTCGGAGGCCGGGCACGATCCACGGTACCGGCAACTGCGGGGCGATCTCGATGCCATCCTCGCCAAGGCCGTGCGAGAGGCCCCGGAGGACCGGTATCCCACCGCGGCCGCGATGCGCGACGACCTGCAGCGCTTCCTGGACGGCGAGCCCGTCGTGGCGCGGCGCGGCGCCGTGGCGTATCGCGTGCGGAAGTTCATCGGCCGCCATCGCCTGGCCGTGGCTGCGTCGGCCGCCGCGGCCCTCGCGCTCGTGGCCGCACTGACGTATGCGGTCGCCCAGGCGCAGTCGGCGCGGGCGGAGGCCAGGCGAGCCGAGGACATCAACTCCTTCCTGCTCTCGTTGTTCGAGTCGGCCTCGCCGACCGGAGGGGGCGGCAGCGACCTGCGCGCCGTGGACATGCTCCAACAGAGCCTCCCGCGGATCGCCCGCGAGCTCGACGGCCAGCCGGAGCGCCAGATGGACATCTATCTGAGCGTCGGCCGCTCGCTCGCCGAGCTGAATGCGTATCGGGAGAGCCTCGACGCGTACGCGCGTGTCGCCGACCTGGCACAGCGCCACGGATTGGGCCGCAGCCCTGCGGCCCTCCGCGCGCGGGTCGAGACGGCCAATGCGCTCGTCGGCCTGGGCAGCGCCGAGGACGCCGCGCCCGTGCTCGACCAGGTGGACGCAGCGCTTGCGTCCGTGCCCGAAGGACCTGTGCATGCCCACGCCCTCAGCGTCCGCTCGTATCTCGAGTTGAACCAGGAGCGCCCGGAGGAGGCCGTGCAGGCTGGCCTCGCTTCCGTGGCGCTCTTCGAGCGATACGTCGGGCCGACGCACCCGGATACCGTGGCTGCGCTCCTGAACCTCGTGCGCGCACGCTATCACGCGGACCAGTGCGAGGCCGGACTGCCCGAGATCGACGACGCGCTGACGCGGACGCCGCCTGGCGACGGCGCGAACCCGCATCCGCTGACATGGGTGTTCCGCGGGGTGCGCGCCCGGTGTCTCACCGACGTCAATCGCACGGACGAAGCGGCCGCGCAGTTCGAGCAGAACGACGCCTACATCCGTGCCGCCTTCGGCGAGGGGTCGAAGGACTACGCCATCGAGCTGACGGAGCGCGCCCGGGCCGAGCACGAACGGGGCCGCCTCGACACGGCCCTCGCGCTGCTCGACCGGGCCGACGCGATCTACGCGGCGCGCGGCCTTCCCGACTCCGCCGTGTACTCGGTGTCGTTGCGGCGAGTGCAGGTGCTCGTGTCCGCGCGGCGCGTCCCGGCCGCCGACAGGGAAGCCGTGCGGATGCAGCACCTGCTGACGACGTCGCTTCCGAAGTCCCCGCAGCGCCTGGCGGTCGCGCGCTTCCTCGTCGCCGTGACGCACGCCCTTCGGAGCGGCCCCGCGGCGATGGCCAGGCAGATCGAGGCCGCGGCGGAAGACCCCGCGCTGACACCGGCGCAGCAGCTGCGGTTCAAGACCTGGACCGGATGGGCGCTCGCGCTCGCCGGCGAGCCGGAGGCGGTCCGCCGGATCCTGGAGCCGCTCGTCCCGCAGCTCAGCGAACGCGGTGCGCTCAGTGCGCGCGACCTGGCCAGCGCCCATCTGCATCTCGGCACGGCCCTGCTGGACGTCGGCGAGCACGCATCATCGGCGCGTCAGCACTTGGAGGCCGCACTGGAGGCGAACCAGCGCCTGTATTCAACCGACACTCCCGAGCGCGCCGAGTTGTGGGTGGCGCTGGCACGACTGCGACTGCAGTCTGGCGACGCGTCGTCGGCCCGGGAATTCGCCGAGCGGGCGGACGCCTTCTGGCGCCAGTACGAGGCCGACAGCTCATGGGCCGGCGAGGCAGCGTACTGGCTGGGCCGCGCTCGGGAGGCGACGGGCGCGCCCGCGTCGGCCGCCGAGGCCCTTTCGCGCGCCAAACGAACCTTGCGGGTGTCCACCCTCCCCAGGCATACCGCCCTCGCCGCGCACGTCCCCCTTCCTCGAGCGAAGGGGGAGTAG
- a CDS encoding ECF-type sigma factor, producing MDTADEASLERLFAGADRGDPASSSALYTALYSELHRVASRELGRHGWGVSLGATSLLHEAYFDLAKKAGGAFPDRNRFIAYAARVMRGLIVDYARNRKAQKRGGLVELTALSSEALEVPAAAPDEDLVRISQAVDDLQNVEPVLAEVVDLKFFCGFSFEEIAAIKGLSERTVRRQWTKARAYLSDVLSTLES from the coding sequence ATGGACACCGCTGACGAGGCATCACTCGAACGCCTGTTTGCCGGGGCGGACAGGGGCGACCCGGCCTCCAGTTCGGCGCTGTACACGGCCCTCTACTCGGAACTGCACCGCGTCGCCAGCCGTGAGCTGGGCCGCCACGGGTGGGGCGTCTCGCTCGGCGCGACGAGCCTGCTGCACGAGGCCTACTTCGACTTGGCGAAGAAGGCAGGCGGGGCCTTTCCGGACCGGAACCGCTTCATCGCCTACGCCGCCCGGGTGATGCGCGGACTGATCGTGGACTACGCGCGCAACCGCAAGGCGCAGAAGCGGGGTGGGCTCGTCGAGCTGACCGCCCTCTCGTCGGAGGCGCTCGAGGTGCCCGCGGCCGCGCCCGACGAGGACCTTGTCCGGATCAGCCAGGCCGTTGACGATCTCCAGAACGTGGAGCCGGTTCTGGCCGAGGTCGTGGACCTGAAGTTCTTCTGTGGGTTCTCGTTCGAGGAGATTGCCGCCATCAAGGGCCTGTCGGAGCGCACCGTGCGCCGGCAGTGGACCAAGGCGCGCGCCTACCTGTCCGACGTGCTGAGCACGCTCGAGTCCTAG
- a CDS encoding carboxypeptidase regulatory-like domain-containing protein has product MQPGKRERTGAGIVGVVGFGLLLWAPGTAMAQTGTVTGKVTNAATTAPVTSGFVTLCTTAFCTSYAINGSGTYTATVAAGTYTLHTAVTGLVNEVFDHVPCAISCDVERAQGTPIVVGSGSVLTRNFALSPGGGVRALVTDRATGAPIPNVFVAVVGKFGGSTRSTLGQTDASGAVTIRGLLDGTYQAFTQQAAPPVYVNEILGGIPCLGTCSSSVAIASGASVPVTTGSVTNVTFALDRGATISGTVRSSATQLPVPGVTIFARARLGSELRQGWAATTDASGAYVLSGLPSGSYAVGTEFVPSFVDEVYRDRPCAAAVCQDQEAAAGDPVSVTAGAAVSGVDFALDAGGTITGRITQAGTGTPLQAAVSIQVVFGGVFVLDVARVNTNAQGVYSVTGLKPAAYIVVAEATGHAQELFGGTHLLSNDLDLKRAAPRVPVTNGVTTPNIDVVLDRTATITGRVRSATTNAGISGVHVGLFRDVPAPELVRSTTTDSTGAYSLNGFPSGTYYVATIDPRFDNRVWDGFPCPAGPCTAPFVVTHGITIPATGGSLYAGRDITLSPASGPPVQPKGLQAVNVGGGVQFSWLAPVGGGTPTSYRFEAGLTPGSTFASVSVPSTSLFVPGVPPGTYFIRVRGVSAGGTGEASEERVLRVGPGSIVAPDAPYNVEPAVIAGRLTLTWLPPDHGPRPTSYLLEVGTAAGLSNIGVLPVAANLFQFDGVPPGVYFVRLRSRVGSVAGPPTDDVLMVVGNVPAPPSSPQEFTSQVSGNVVTLTWNAPFFGPVTSYVLEAGTHTGAADIAVFNTGSTATSLVIPGVPPGRYFLRLRALNALGASPQGFEREVVVP; this is encoded by the coding sequence ATGCAGCCTGGAAAGCGTGAACGGACGGGCGCGGGCATCGTGGGGGTGGTCGGCTTCGGGCTGCTGCTCTGGGCGCCGGGTACGGCGATGGCGCAGACGGGCACGGTGACCGGCAAGGTGACGAACGCCGCCACCACTGCGCCCGTGACGAGCGGCTTCGTCACCCTGTGCACGACGGCCTTCTGCACGTCCTACGCCATCAATGGGTCGGGCACCTACACGGCGACGGTGGCCGCCGGCACCTACACCCTGCACACCGCCGTGACGGGGCTCGTGAACGAGGTGTTCGACCACGTGCCGTGCGCGATCTCGTGCGATGTGGAGCGCGCGCAGGGGACGCCCATCGTGGTCGGGAGCGGAAGTGTCCTCACGCGGAACTTCGCGCTGAGCCCTGGCGGCGGCGTCAGGGCTCTCGTGACCGACCGGGCCACCGGGGCGCCGATCCCGAACGTCTTCGTGGCGGTCGTGGGGAAGTTCGGCGGCTCGACTCGCTCCACGCTCGGGCAAACGGATGCCTCGGGAGCCGTCACGATTCGTGGCCTGCTCGACGGCACCTACCAGGCATTCACACAACAGGCGGCACCACCCGTCTACGTCAACGAAATCCTCGGCGGGATTCCGTGCCTCGGCACATGCTCGTCGAGCGTCGCGATCGCCAGCGGAGCGTCTGTCCCGGTGACGACGGGCTCGGTCACGAACGTGACGTTCGCCCTCGACCGCGGCGCCACGATCTCGGGGACGGTCCGCTCCTCCGCCACACAGCTACCCGTGCCCGGGGTCACCATCTTCGCGCGGGCTCGATTGGGATCCGAGCTCAGGCAAGGGTGGGCCGCCACCACCGACGCGAGTGGTGCCTACGTGCTCTCGGGGCTTCCGTCGGGTTCGTACGCGGTCGGCACGGAGTTCGTGCCGTCGTTCGTCGACGAGGTGTACCGCGACCGTCCGTGTGCCGCGGCTGTCTGCCAGGACCAGGAGGCCGCGGCGGGCGACCCGGTCAGCGTGACCGCGGGGGCGGCCGTGTCCGGCGTCGATTTCGCACTCGACGCGGGGGGCACGATTACCGGAAGGATCACGCAGGCCGGCACGGGAACGCCGCTCCAGGCCGCGGTGTCCATCCAGGTGGTGTTCGGCGGGGTCTTCGTCCTGGACGTGGCACGCGTCAACACCAACGCGCAGGGGGTGTACTCCGTCACGGGGCTGAAGCCCGCCGCCTACATCGTGGTGGCGGAGGCGACCGGTCACGCGCAGGAGTTGTTCGGCGGCACGCATCTGCTATCGAATGACCTCGACCTCAAGCGGGCGGCCCCGCGCGTGCCCGTCACCAACGGCGTGACCACGCCCAACATCGACGTCGTCCTGGACCGGACTGCCACCATCACGGGACGCGTCCGGTCCGCGACGACCAACGCCGGCATCAGCGGCGTGCACGTCGGCCTCTTCCGCGACGTGCCCGCCCCGGAACTCGTGCGGTCGACCACCACCGACAGCACCGGCGCCTACTCACTGAACGGGTTCCCGTCCGGCACCTACTACGTGGCCACGATCGACCCGCGGTTCGACAACCGGGTCTGGGACGGCTTCCCGTGTCCGGCCGGCCCCTGCACGGCGCCGTTCGTCGTCACGCACGGCATCACCATTCCCGCCACGGGCGGTTCGCTGTATGCCGGACGGGACATCACCCTGAGTCCTGCCAGCGGCCCGCCAGTCCAGCCCAAGGGTCTGCAGGCCGTCAACGTCGGCGGAGGGGTGCAGTTCTCGTGGCTCGCGCCCGTCGGTGGAGGCACGCCGACCTCGTATCGATTCGAGGCTGGGCTCACCCCGGGCAGCACGTTCGCGAGCGTGTCCGTTCCGTCGACGTCGCTCTTCGTCCCAGGCGTGCCGCCCGGCACCTACTTCATCCGGGTCCGGGGCGTGAGTGCCGGGGGCACCGGCGAGGCCTCCGAGGAACGTGTGCTGCGGGTGGGACCGGGCAGTATCGTGGCGCCGGACGCGCCCTACAACGTCGAGCCCGCCGTCATCGCCGGGCGGCTCACGCTGACATGGCTCCCCCCGGACCACGGCCCCCGCCCTACGAGCTATCTCCTCGAAGTGGGCACGGCCGCCGGCCTCTCCAACATCGGCGTGCTGCCGGTGGCGGCCAACCTGTTCCAGTTCGACGGGGTTCCACCGGGTGTCTACTTCGTGCGGCTCCGCTCGCGGGTCGGCAGTGTCGCGGGCCCGCCGACGGACGACGTGTTGATGGTGGTGGGCAACGTGCCGGCTCCACCGAGCTCCCCACAGGAATTCACGAGTCAGGTGAGCGGCAACGTCGTGACGCTGACGTGGAACGCGCCGTTCTTCGGACCGGTCACGAGTTACGTGCTCGAGGCCGGCACGCACACGGGGGCGGCCGACATCGCCGTGTTCAACACGGGCAGCACCGCCACGTCGCTCGTCATCCCGGGCGTGCCGCCCGGGCGCTACTTCCTGCGGCTCCGCGCCCTCAACGCCCTGGGAGCGAGCCCCCAGGGCTTCGAGCGCGAGGTCGTCGTGCCATAG
- a CDS encoding carboxypeptidase regulatory-like domain-containing protein — translation MKPGRRERTGAGVVGVAVLGLLLAMPTVARAQTGTVTGKVTNAATGTPVTSGSVRVCLAAGCTSHALNGSGNYTATVAAGTYILHTDVTGLVNEVFDHVPCAFFCDSAERDLGAPVVVGSGSVVTRNFALSPGGSVAGVVTDRATGAPIRDVFVTVIATVAGRFRSNTAQSDASGVFTMTGVLDGTYRAFTQEGAIPVYVHQILGGIPCVGSCNGGVAMAAGAPVPVTTGRVTNVTFALERGATISGTIRAEATQSAVSSARVVAHMRVGSELVPVSTALSDTSGAYVLPGLPPGAYAIGTSHRNFVNEAYNDRPCATECEGQELASADSVTVGAGGAVSGIDVALGTGGTIAGTITEAGTGTPLQATITAYRVSANGNITPANAILTNASGAFSLQGMSAGSYVLLARASGHVPELFGGRHFLPNSDAVLPAGTRVPVTNGVTTPGIDIAMDRNATITGKVRSSASNTGISGVVVSLFRDVPAPELVLSASTDATGAYTLTGFPSGTYYVATTDPRFDNRVWDGFPCPAGPCTAPFVVTHGITIPAVGGSLYAGRDVSLSPASGPPVKPLDLQAVNVGGGVQFSWLAPDGGGTPTSYRFEAGLTPGSTFASLSVPSTSLFVPGVPPGTYFIRVRGVSAGGTGAPSEERVLRVGPGGVVAPDVPDNVVPVVLAGRLTLTWAPPEFGPRPSSYLLEVGSAAGSSNIGVVPVTGNLFQFDGVPPGVYFVRLRSRVGSVAGPPTDDVLMVVGNVPAPPSAPRAFTSRVSGNVVTLSWDAPFFGPVTGYVLEAGTHPGAADIAVFNTGSSATSLVIPGVPPGRYVLRVRAFNALGTSPQSQERELVVP, via the coding sequence ATGAAGCCTGGAAGGCGCGAACGGACGGGTGCGGGCGTCGTGGGGGTGGCGGTCCTCGGGCTGCTGCTCGCGATGCCCACGGTGGCGAGGGCGCAGACCGGGACGGTGACGGGCAAGGTCACCAACGCGGCCACAGGCACGCCCGTGACGAGCGGCTCGGTCCGCGTCTGCCTCGCCGCCGGCTGCACCAGCCACGCCCTGAATGGTTCGGGCAACTACACGGCGACGGTCGCCGCCGGCACCTACATCCTGCACACCGACGTGACCGGGCTGGTGAACGAGGTCTTCGACCACGTCCCCTGCGCCTTCTTCTGCGACTCCGCAGAGCGCGACCTGGGCGCACCGGTCGTGGTCGGGAGCGGAAGCGTCGTCACCCGGAACTTCGCGTTGAGCCCAGGCGGCAGCGTCGCGGGTGTCGTGACGGACCGAGCCACCGGCGCGCCGATTCGCGACGTCTTCGTGACGGTCATCGCGACGGTCGCGGGCCGGTTCCGCAGCAACACCGCCCAAAGCGACGCCTCGGGCGTCTTCACGATGACGGGCGTGCTCGACGGGACGTATCGGGCCTTCACGCAAGAGGGCGCGATCCCCGTCTACGTCCACCAGATCCTGGGCGGCATTCCGTGCGTCGGTTCGTGCAACGGCGGCGTCGCCATGGCCGCCGGGGCCCCTGTCCCGGTGACGACGGGAAGAGTCACCAACGTGACGTTCGCCCTCGAGCGCGGCGCCACGATTTCGGGAACCATCCGCGCGGAGGCCACGCAATCCGCCGTGTCCAGCGCACGGGTCGTCGCCCACATGCGAGTCGGGTCCGAGCTCGTCCCAGTGAGCACGGCCCTCAGCGACACGTCCGGGGCCTATGTGCTGCCGGGGCTCCCGCCTGGCGCGTACGCGATCGGCACGAGTCACAGGAATTTCGTCAACGAGGCGTACAACGACCGGCCGTGCGCGACGGAGTGCGAGGGTCAGGAACTTGCCTCCGCCGACTCCGTCACCGTGGGGGCAGGTGGTGCAGTGTCCGGCATCGACGTCGCGCTCGGCACCGGCGGCACGATCGCGGGCACGATCACCGAGGCCGGCACGGGAACACCACTGCAGGCGACCATCACGGCCTATCGCGTGTCCGCGAATGGAAACATCACGCCGGCGAACGCGATCCTGACGAACGCGTCGGGCGCGTTCTCGCTCCAGGGCATGTCGGCCGGAAGCTACGTGCTGCTCGCGCGGGCGAGCGGCCACGTGCCCGAGCTGTTCGGCGGCAGGCACTTCCTGCCCAACAGCGACGCCGTGCTGCCCGCCGGAACGCGAGTGCCCGTCACGAACGGCGTCACCACGCCGGGCATCGACATCGCAATGGATCGCAATGCCACCATCACGGGAAAGGTCCGGTCGTCAGCGTCCAACACCGGCATCAGCGGCGTGGTGGTCAGTCTCTTCCGCGACGTCCCGGCCCCGGAACTCGTGCTGTCCGCCAGCACCGACGCCACGGGCGCCTACACGCTGACGGGGTTTCCGTCCGGCACCTACTACGTGGCGACGACCGACCCGCGGTTCGACAACCGGGTCTGGGACGGGTTCCCGTGTCCGGCCGGCCCCTGCACGGCGCCGTTCGTCGTCACGCACGGCATCACCATTCCCGCGGTCGGTGGTTCCCTGTATGCCGGGCGGGACGTCAGCCTGAGTCCGGCCAGCGGCCCGCCCGTCAAGCCCCTGGACCTGCAGGCCGTCAACGTCGGAGGTGGGGTGCAGTTCTCGTGGCTCGCGCCAGACGGCGGGGGCACGCCCACCTCGTACCGGTTCGAAGCGGGGCTCACTCCGGGGAGCACGTTCGCGAGCCTGTCCGTCCCGTCGACGTCGCTCTTCGTCCCAGGCGTGCCACCCGGCACCTACTTCATCCGGGTCCGGGGCGTGAGTGCCGGGGGCACGGGCGCGCCCTCCGAGGAGCGCGTGCTGCGGGTGGGACCGGGCGGCGTCGTGGCGCCCGACGTGCCGGACAATGTCGTGCCGGTGGTCCTTGCCGGGCGGCTGACGCTCACGTGGGCGCCCCCCGAGTTCGGGCCCCGGCCCTCGAGCTATCTGCTCGAGGTGGGCTCGGCGGCGGGTTCGTCGAACATCGGTGTCGTGCCGGTGACGGGGAACCTGTTCCAGTTCGACGGCGTCCCGCCGGGCGTCTACTTCGTGCGCCTCCGCTCGCGGGTCGGCAGTGTCGCGGGGCCGCCGACGGACGACGTGTTGATGGTGGTGGGGAACGTCCCGGCTCCGCCCAGCGCCCCCCGGGCGTTCACGAGCCGCGTGAGCGGCAACGTCGTGACGCTGTCGTGGGACGCGCCGTTCTTCGGACCGGTCACGGGCTACGTGCTCGAAGCCGGCACCCACCCGGGCGCGGCCGACATCGCCGTCTTCAACACGGGCAGCTCCGCCACCTCGCTCGTCATTCCCGGCGTGCCGCCCGGGCGGTACGTCCTGCGGGTGCGCGCCTTCAATGCGCTCGGCACGAGTCCGCAGAGCCAGGAGCGCGAGCTCGTCGTGCCTTGA